The proteins below come from a single Malus sylvestris chromosome 3, drMalSylv7.2, whole genome shotgun sequence genomic window:
- the LOC126615979 gene encoding CST complex subunit STN1 produces MEHSLYNTHVKLLAFDLNSLTQTSSSSSDPISFSRNGALLSRAETVGTVTSRDLKPNKFLRFTIDDGTGCVSCILWLNQLFSPYFSRRSPPDVRLIAQHALRFAAEIKLGVVARVRGKITSYRGVTQITVSDVVIERDPNVEMLHWLDCIRLARKVYNIIPHSNK; encoded by the coding sequence ATGGAGCATTCACTATACAACACCCACGTAAAACTCTTGGCCTTCGACCTCAACTCTCTCACCcaaacctcctcctcctcctcggaCCCAATCTCCTTCTCCCGCAACGGCGCTCTCCTCTCCCGCGCTGAGACCGTCGGCACCGTCACGTCTCGCGACCTCAAACCCAACAAGTTCCTCAGGTTCACCATCGACGACGGCACCGGCTGCGTCAGCTGCATTCTCTGGCTCAACCAGCTCTTCTCCCCCTACTTCTCCCGCCGCAGCCCGCCAGATGTTCGACTTATTGCCCAACACGCACTGCGCTTCGCCGCGGAGATTAAGCTCGGCGTGGTGGCCAGAGTGCGCGGGAAGATCACCAGCTACAGGGGCGTTACGCAGATCACGGTGTCGGACGTCGTGATCGAGAGAGACCCCAACGTGGAGATGTTGCACTGGTTGGACTGCATCAGGTTGGCGCGAAAAGTTTACAACATCATCCCTCATTCAAATAAATAG
- the LOC126615978 gene encoding uncharacterized protein LOC126615978 → MKRAIPWSDEEGDSDSSSGQSSDSPPSKKTASQGKSGKPKSKVVDFEALKQHGYKGGPSVLAVPPPREPEQEPNWSWATGREDGKDSKPGTKKTEEEEESYEERQKTRAALASGEKLETALTRSDKRNLSFSQKEKRKRELGQASRGKNYVEEEKRLLRESGVYSGFDA, encoded by the exons ATGAAGAGAGCAATTCCATGGAGTGATGAGGAAGGAGATTCGGATTCCTCATCTGGGCAGTCATCAGATTCACCACCCTCCAAGAAAACAGCTTCACAAg GGAAATCTGGGAAGCCAAAGAGCAAAGTTGTGGACTTTGAGGCACTGAAGCAACATGGCTACAAAGGTGGGCCCTCGGTGCTGGCTGTGCCGCCACCGAGAGAGCCGGAGCAGGAGCCGAACTGGTCTTGGGCTACCGGCAGGGAGGACGGTAAGGACAGCAAGCCCGGAACCAAGAAaaccgaggaagaagaagaatcttATGAAGAGCGACAGAAGACGAGGGCTGCATTGGCCTCGGGAGAGAAGCTTGAAACTGCGCTGACCCGGAGCGATAAGCGAAACCTGTCCTTCTCGCAGaaggagaagaggaagagagagcttGGGCAGGCAAGCAGGGGGAAGAACTATGTTGAAGAAGAGAAGAGGTTGCTGAGGGAGAGTGGTGTTTACTCTGGTTTTGATGCTTAG